A DNA window from Zingiber officinale cultivar Zhangliang chromosome 3A, Zo_v1.1, whole genome shotgun sequence contains the following coding sequences:
- the LOC122051096 gene encoding transcription factor BHLH062-like — protein MVSEDLPTTAIESNVAAESQGSLACKKGQTRVPKKIHKAEREKLKRDQLNELFVELGHVLEPDHQNNCKASILGDTTRVLRDLFAQVDSLRKENAALLTESRYITVERNELKDENNALQSEISVLQNELQRRTQSVPSWNDTTTANSLTKPQPTTTALQMQHQPIIIGPMQAAPVQELQLFPVERTPPTTPPGPPPQVTRPHARYAAPFDLWSGQLLSTLPKTSEGERCGSNSTSTTSKEESDEP, from the exons ATGGTGTCGGAAGATCTCCCTACTACAGCGATCGAGTCCAATGTTGCAGCCGAATCGCAAGG GTCTCTTGCTTGTAAAAAAGGCCAAACTAGAGTTCCAAAGAAGATACACAAAGCTGAGAGAGAGAAACTTAAACGTGACCAACTGAATGAACTCTTTGTTGAGCTCGGACATGTGCTTG AACCAGATCATCAGAATAATTGTAAAGCTTCCATATTGGGGGATACTACCCGAGTACTTCGCGATCTATTTGCTCAAGTAGATTCTCTTAGGAAGGAAAATGCTGCTTTGCTAACTGAATCTCGCTAT ATTACTGTCGAGAGGAATGAGCTGAAAGACGAGAATAATGCTTTGCAATCTGAAATATCAGTGCTCCAAAATGAACTACAGAGGAGAACACAATCTGTTCCTTCGTGGAATGATACCACTACCGCAAACTCCTTGACAAAACCACAACCAACTACTACCGCGCTTCAGATGCAGCATCAGCCAATCATTATTGGACCCATGCAAGCAGCCCCTGTCCAGGAGCTCCAGCTCTTTCCAGTGGAAAGAACACCGCCAACTACCCCACCAGGACCTCCTCCTCAGGTGACGAGGCCTCATGCTAGATACGCTGCTCCATTTGACTTGTGGTCAGGTCAGCTTCTTTCTACTCTTCCAAAGACATCAGAAGGGGAGAGATGCGGCAGTAATAGTACAAGCACCACTAGCAAGGAAGAATCTGATGAACCATGA